From a single Planctellipticum variicoloris genomic region:
- a CDS encoding vWA domain-containing protein — MSSPSGPSWRGSSHPPAREGSRAWRRPGSGGGGPTFSIRSRWLRGLLSVFSALIALASMALFVFLLFVPGCTQTQYGLLAPAPYSDGGMPPHPFAQQDREDFRASFPGINLADQLAQPASSTAASAGGTLVLYVTALAGHSGDGVVIYSVDSGPDEPDGYLSLDRLWDYLRSLPREQKKILALDLARGPVDWRWGQLYRPVLGSGASQSESKGVIGSVLSSIPNLAVLTSAAPGELSWTSPMLARSVFAEFLIRGLAGEADGSAGQSKDRRVTLDELHQFVLTHTHHWVSQNRDLRGQHPQLLISADRRQALLATVVTEVHSPKGTTSREASRTADGARLRQLEAVWELRDKWSAKDPGQWHPLGWRRFQEHLRRAEQWRIAGQPEGMEPHLQAAERAARDLEVRDQSQKPDLTGASFVAAGLSRRTAVARLPETDPPLPEQQLQIAMQNFAPSPATPPLREASLQLRARAEQQAWLSFRSRLWTGSLLADADRDRRLSEDLLFVGGTGELERSAAAAQSAAQKLDQHERIARELAGAQRLHRQLLTELPDLAWWASQRMPVENLRGRAGESRRARLMLDYSQGIDEARFRPPSLSAQEQKLRDGPDDSALQQSEVDLLLLFELTRQLARLLDGELDSAPQFATSTDWRDRLQSLTTAINDSDRGFEALRARLLRHARSLIGAGGEAESASGRELSQTQYFHWLRLRNALQWSGLPAEVRKGLFADLEQSDRTLHANAQRTPVAATADWNGDDWSGIDGCWQGLWALQTLSLGAAETDMDQRWVLWKNAVVDSEKQPALLVQLGQSIRQEFRDRVDRAQPALASAENPESALRSLLVAERAVRTLHGYDAVLFSAERDPVRRLQSFELAAACVAQAGRYLEDFWGKVAPEDREPWFVRAADQCLRVAARQNDLLSLPALKVAQEQAARRLQSLQTARLVLAPVNDVVDLRLASQRSTRITAEISPETPRGVAAIWLEEDADPGREILEFQPAGRRSITAEELSAEFTIRKQRAAAAGRCATLGVQPHLLFRGRYWDGADNLLQVDPCPPASIDWKSQPPAPTGEIVVNGVDRRDTIFILDCSLSMTSPINPKDPQGESRFQAARTTLTEAIRVLRDGPILANEKQPHVVGLMAYGHRAGAKNGDPNQTAVNTAWRVPIPSAVAEDWRNDFEILTQPDRLVDEQYQKILANLDTLQPFGQTPLLGALQSAARYFIDRRRGGVIVAICDGAYNDGFPDGPRYKAIQETLGAHPELSLHVVAFGVDEKADIDSLTRLSEQTRSKFYNAPSGPKLAQTIETVMKPRQYAVIREALPREEILASLGEPVTGRLPDTYQVRFPGLAQFSATIAGGERLQFDLDFAGNQLRHRRPQPLLFRRVQDSTALSTAEPTRFGYLKASLDRQSHEADFLFCLDRDDQLGIVARPAEMRIEVTPRGSRQRSSGETKLAPGQSIPVWQISLRNWPADGQPEVQASWKMIRTEPDAALPLAASLRTPQTPDLPDWPEGALTIVAERQGGRVLVRLQGADDVATGLDIADIRVELGRPSLAENRFLATPFHWQSTLYESQRQVTYSFDVGDAQEIDDLQIALTSRRSLDRGARRLEAPLIIEKWDQEQ; from the coding sequence ATGTCTTCTCCTTCCGGCCCCTCGTGGCGCGGTTCGTCCCATCCGCCGGCGCGCGAAGGATCGCGAGCCTGGCGCCGGCCTGGAAGCGGCGGCGGCGGGCCGACATTCTCGATCCGGTCCCGCTGGCTTCGCGGGTTGCTGAGCGTTTTCTCGGCGCTGATTGCGCTGGCGTCCATGGCGCTGTTCGTCTTCTTACTGTTCGTCCCCGGTTGCACGCAGACGCAGTATGGGCTGCTTGCACCTGCTCCCTACAGCGACGGCGGCATGCCGCCGCATCCCTTCGCCCAGCAGGACCGCGAGGACTTTCGCGCCAGCTTTCCGGGGATCAACCTTGCCGACCAGCTCGCTCAGCCTGCATCGTCGACGGCAGCGTCTGCCGGCGGGACGCTCGTGCTGTACGTCACCGCCCTGGCCGGTCACAGCGGCGATGGCGTCGTGATTTATTCCGTCGATTCCGGTCCTGACGAGCCCGACGGATACTTGTCCCTCGACCGGCTCTGGGACTATCTCCGGAGTCTGCCGCGCGAACAGAAGAAAATTCTCGCCCTCGATCTGGCCCGGGGGCCTGTCGACTGGCGGTGGGGTCAGCTTTACCGGCCCGTTCTGGGAAGCGGCGCCAGCCAGAGCGAGTCGAAGGGAGTCATCGGGTCGGTCCTGTCATCGATTCCGAATCTGGCGGTACTGACGTCGGCCGCCCCCGGCGAATTGAGCTGGACCAGCCCCATGCTGGCCCGCTCGGTCTTTGCGGAATTCCTGATCCGCGGATTAGCGGGCGAAGCGGACGGCTCTGCCGGCCAATCGAAAGACCGACGGGTGACTCTCGATGAACTGCACCAGTTTGTTCTGACTCACACGCATCACTGGGTCTCGCAGAACCGCGACCTGCGCGGCCAGCACCCGCAATTGCTGATTTCCGCCGATCGACGCCAGGCACTCCTTGCGACAGTTGTGACTGAGGTGCACAGTCCGAAGGGGACGACTTCGCGGGAGGCTTCCCGGACCGCCGACGGAGCCAGACTTCGCCAGCTCGAAGCTGTCTGGGAGCTGCGCGACAAATGGAGCGCCAAAGACCCCGGACAGTGGCATCCGCTGGGCTGGCGGAGATTTCAGGAACATCTTCGCCGGGCCGAACAGTGGCGCATTGCGGGACAGCCGGAGGGGATGGAGCCTCATCTGCAGGCCGCCGAGAGAGCGGCCCGCGACCTCGAAGTGCGCGACCAGAGCCAGAAACCGGACCTGACCGGCGCGTCGTTTGTCGCCGCGGGCCTGTCTCGTCGAACGGCTGTGGCCCGGCTTCCGGAGACGGATCCTCCGCTTCCCGAGCAGCAGTTGCAGATTGCGATGCAGAACTTCGCCCCGTCCCCAGCGACTCCACCGCTTCGAGAGGCAAGCCTGCAGCTTCGCGCGCGGGCAGAGCAGCAGGCGTGGCTCAGTTTCCGGTCGCGGCTCTGGACCGGATCGCTGCTGGCGGACGCCGATCGGGACCGCCGATTGTCCGAAGATCTCCTGTTTGTGGGGGGGACCGGCGAACTGGAACGATCCGCCGCGGCCGCTCAATCCGCGGCCCAGAAGCTGGACCAGCACGAACGGATTGCCCGCGAACTCGCCGGGGCTCAGCGCCTGCATCGCCAGTTGCTGACGGAGCTTCCGGACCTGGCCTGGTGGGCGTCTCAGCGGATGCCTGTCGAGAATCTCCGTGGAAGGGCGGGGGAGTCCCGCCGCGCCCGGCTCATGCTGGACTATTCGCAGGGGATCGACGAGGCCCGCTTTCGTCCGCCTTCGCTCTCCGCGCAGGAGCAAAAGCTGCGGGACGGACCTGATGATTCGGCTCTGCAGCAGTCGGAAGTCGATCTGCTGCTCCTCTTCGAGCTGACACGGCAACTCGCGCGGCTGCTCGACGGCGAACTGGACTCCGCCCCGCAGTTCGCGACGAGCACCGACTGGCGCGACCGATTGCAGTCATTGACGACGGCGATCAATGATTCCGATCGCGGATTTGAGGCGCTGCGCGCTCGACTTCTGCGACATGCGCGCAGTCTGATCGGGGCCGGCGGCGAGGCCGAGTCGGCGTCGGGACGGGAGCTCAGTCAGACGCAGTATTTTCATTGGTTGCGGCTGCGGAACGCCCTCCAGTGGTCAGGACTGCCGGCGGAGGTCCGCAAAGGGCTCTTCGCTGATCTCGAACAGAGCGATCGGACTTTGCATGCGAACGCCCAGCGAACGCCTGTCGCCGCCACCGCCGACTGGAACGGCGATGACTGGTCGGGGATCGACGGCTGCTGGCAGGGTCTGTGGGCGCTGCAGACGTTATCGCTCGGCGCCGCGGAGACCGACATGGACCAGCGGTGGGTTCTCTGGAAGAACGCCGTCGTCGATTCCGAAAAGCAGCCTGCCTTGCTGGTTCAGCTCGGGCAGTCGATCCGGCAGGAGTTTCGCGATCGGGTCGACCGCGCTCAGCCTGCACTGGCTTCCGCCGAAAATCCGGAATCCGCGCTGCGGTCGCTGCTCGTCGCAGAACGGGCCGTCCGTACGCTGCACGGCTACGACGCCGTGCTGTTCTCCGCCGAGCGCGACCCGGTTCGGCGGCTGCAGAGTTTCGAGCTGGCGGCGGCATGCGTGGCTCAGGCGGGAAGATATCTCGAAGACTTCTGGGGGAAAGTGGCCCCGGAGGACCGCGAGCCGTGGTTCGTGCGCGCCGCCGACCAGTGCCTCCGGGTGGCTGCCCGCCAGAACGATCTGCTGTCGCTGCCGGCCCTTAAGGTGGCGCAGGAACAGGCGGCGCGACGGCTCCAGTCGCTGCAGACCGCCCGGCTCGTGCTGGCGCCGGTCAACGACGTGGTCGACCTGAGGCTGGCGTCGCAGCGTTCAACGCGGATCACTGCAGAGATTTCTCCCGAGACGCCTCGCGGAGTCGCGGCGATCTGGCTCGAAGAAGATGCCGACCCCGGCCGCGAAATCCTGGAGTTCCAGCCGGCCGGGCGTCGTTCCATCACCGCGGAGGAGCTTTCGGCGGAATTCACGATTCGAAAGCAACGCGCGGCGGCCGCGGGCCGTTGCGCGACGCTCGGAGTGCAACCGCATCTGCTCTTCCGCGGCCGGTACTGGGATGGTGCCGACAACCTGCTGCAGGTCGATCCCTGTCCGCCCGCTTCGATCGACTGGAAGTCTCAGCCGCCCGCTCCGACAGGCGAAATTGTCGTCAATGGAGTGGATCGTCGCGATACGATTTTCATTCTCGACTGCTCCTTGAGCATGACGTCGCCGATCAATCCGAAAGATCCTCAGGGGGAGAGCCGTTTCCAGGCGGCGCGCACGACGCTGACGGAGGCAATTCGAGTCTTGCGGGATGGGCCGATCCTGGCCAATGAAAAACAACCGCACGTTGTGGGGTTGATGGCCTACGGACACCGCGCCGGCGCCAAGAACGGCGACCCGAATCAGACGGCCGTCAATACCGCGTGGAGAGTTCCCATTCCCTCGGCGGTCGCCGAGGACTGGCGCAACGATTTCGAAATCCTGACGCAGCCCGATCGTCTCGTCGACGAGCAGTACCAGAAGATCCTCGCCAACCTGGATACGCTGCAGCCGTTTGGACAAACCCCACTGCTGGGGGCGCTGCAGTCCGCGGCACGCTACTTTATCGATCGCAGACGGGGGGGCGTCATCGTCGCCATCTGCGACGGCGCCTACAACGATGGCTTCCCGGACGGCCCCCGCTACAAGGCGATCCAGGAAACCCTCGGCGCGCATCCGGAGTTGTCTCTGCATGTCGTGGCCTTCGGCGTCGACGAAAAGGCCGACATCGATTCGCTGACCCGGCTCAGCGAGCAGACGCGGAGCAAGTTTTACAACGCTCCGTCCGGTCCGAAACTCGCTCAGACCATCGAGACCGTGATGAAGCCCCGGCAGTATGCCGTCATTCGCGAAGCTCTGCCGCGGGAGGAGATCCTCGCCAGCCTGGGCGAACCGGTTACAGGCCGCCTGCCGGACACATATCAGGTCCGCTTTCCGGGACTCGCTCAGTTCTCCGCCACAATCGCCGGCGGCGAACGCCTGCAATTCGATCTGGATTTCGCGGGGAACCAGCTCCGGCACCGCCGGCCCCAGCCGCTACTCTTCCGCCGCGTCCAGGACTCCACGGCGCTCTCGACGGCCGAGCCGACCCGATTCGGATATCTGAAAGCCAGCCTCGACCGGCAATCCCACGAGGCCGACTTTCTGTTCTGTCTCGACCGTGACGATCAACTGGGAATTGTCGCGCGTCCGGCCGAGATGCGGATCGAGGTTACGCCGCGCGGCAGTCGTCAGCGGTCGTCGGGAGAGACGAAGCTTGCTCCCGGCCAATCGATTCCGGTATGGCAGATCAGCCTGCGCAACTGGCCTGCGGACGGACAGCCCGAGGTGCAGGCGAGCTGGAAGATGATCCGCACCGAGCCCGACGCCGCTCTGCCGCTGGCCGCATCGCTGAGGACCCCTCAGACTCCGGACCTGCCCGACTGGCCCGAAGGGGCTTTGACGATTGTCGCCGAGCGCCAGGGGGGGCGAGTCCTCGTCCGCTTGCAGGGGGCTGACGACGTCGCGACCGGTCTGGATATCGCAGATATTCGCGTTGAACTGGGGCGACCGTCGCTGGCGGAAAATCGATTCCTGGCGACCCCGTTCCACTGGCAGAGCACGCTCTACGAGTCCCAGCGGCAGGTGACATACTCGTTCGACGTCGGCGACGCGCAGGAGATCGACGATCTGCAGATCGCGTTGACCTCCCGCAGGTCGCTGGATCGCGGCGCCCGCAGGCTCGAAGCTCCGCTGATCATCGAAAAGTGGGATCAGGAGCAGTGA